A single Musa acuminata AAA Group cultivar baxijiao chromosome BXJ2-1, Cavendish_Baxijiao_AAA, whole genome shotgun sequence DNA region contains:
- the LOC103988714 gene encoding BTB/POZ domain-containing protein At1g03010-like: MGVATVSELKQQSVPGKRIFRSSLSTRQATEWPLSDVSSDLTVEVGTSSFPLHKFPLVSRSGKIRKLVSEAKDSKVTRINLQGTPGGAEAFELAAKFCYGVHIELDLSNAAMLSCAAHYLEMTEEFAEKNLELRAEIFLKEAVFSNNLNSITVLHRCESLLPVAEDINLISRIIMAIATNACKVEHTTGLATPEHGLIEVEATADWWGKALVMLNLDFFQRVLTAMKSKGLKQETVSRVLIYYAQNSIQGLAARDIRPSKCSLSDAETVKKQKIKVETIVSLLPTQSRKSPVPLAFLSGLLKTATMVSASTLCRADLERRIGIQLDEAILEDILIPASTHTGSHSLYDTDSIARIFSVFLNSDEEEDDDGAHLREDRDSRYVFDSPRSPKQSLMVKASKLLDSYLAEIALDSNLTPSKFIALAELLPDHARVVNDGLYRAVDIFLKVHPNIKDSERYRLCKTIDCQKLSQEACSHAAQNERLPVQMAVQVLYFEQIRLRNAINGNHDQLFFGSANGQYSQRSGSGVGSGAISPRDCYASVRRENRELKLEVARMRIRLTDLEKDHVSMKKELVRPNPANKLLRSFTKKLSKLSSLFRRRDAKPLSSKTASDSRLMFQKRRRHSIS, encoded by the exons ATGGGGGTGGCCACTGTCAGTGAGCTGAAGCAGCAAAGTGTTCCCGGGAAGCGAATTTTTCGGTCCAGTTTGAGCACACGACAGGCCACCGAATG GCCTCTCTCTGATGTTTCCAGTGATCTCACAGTTGAAGTTGGCACATCAAGCTTTCCACTCCACAAG TTCCCTCTGGTTTCAAGGAGCGGAAAGATCAGAAAGCTTGTGTCCGAGGCCAAAGATTCGAAGGTGACACGCATCAATCTGCAAGGCACACCGGGTGGTGCAGAAGCCTTCGAGCTCGCCGCCAAGTTCTGCTACGGCGTCCACATAGAGCTCGATCTTTCCAACGCCGCCATGCTGAGCTGCGCAGCGCATTACTTGGAGATGACGGAGGAATTCGCAGAGAAGAACTTGGAGCTCCGAGCTGAGATCTTCCTCAAGGAAGCGGTCTTCTCAAACAACCTGAACTCGATCACCGTGCTCCATCGTTGTGAAAGCCTCCTCCCGGTAGCAGAGGACATCAACCTGATCAGCAGAATCATCATGGCGATCGCAACCAACGCCTGCAAAGTGGAACACACGACAGGCCTCGCAAcacctgagcatggcctcattgaGGTGGAAGCAACAGCAGACTGGTGGGGGAAGGCTCTGGTGATGCTGAACTTGGATTTCTTCCAACGGGTTCTCACTGCCATGAAATCCAAAGGCCTGAAGCAGGAGACTGTAAGCAGGGTTTTGATCTACTACGCCCAGAACTCGATCCAAGGCCTCGCAGCTCGAGATATCCGGCCATCAAAGTGCAGCTTGTCCGATGCAGAGACTGTGAAGAAGCAAAAGATCAAGGTAGAGACGATCGTCAGCTTACTCCCCACGCAGTCGAGAAAGAGCCCGGTGCCACTGGCATTCCTTTCAGGTCTCCTCAAGACCGCCACAATGGTCTCGGCATCCACGCTTTGTAGAGCAGACCTGGAAAGGAGAATCGGAATCCAGCTTGACGAAGCAATTCTGGAAGACATACTGATTCCTGCAAGCACCCATACCGGGAGTCACTCGCTGTATGACACGGATTCGATCGCCAGGATCTTTTCCGTCTTCCTGAACTCGGATGAGGAGGAAGACGACGACGGAGCTCATTTGAGAGAGGATAGAGACAGCCGTTATGTGTTCGATAGCCCGCGATCTCCAAAGCAGAGCTTGATGGTTAAAGCTTCCAAGCTTTTGGATAGCTACCTTGCAGAGATCGCACTGGATTCTAACCTGACGCCCTCCAAGTTCATCGCTCTTGCTGAGCTACTCCCGGATCATGCTCGAGTCGTGAACGATGGCCTGTACCGGGCTGTTGATATCTTCCTCAAG GTCCATCCCAACATCAAGGATTCAGAACGCTACCGCCTCTGCAAGACCATCGACTGCCAGAAGCTGTCTCAGGAAGCCTGCAGCCACGCAGCCCAGAACGAGAGGCTGCCCGTGCAGATGGCAGTGCAGGTCCTCTACTTCGAGCAGATCAGGCTCCGAAACGCCATCAACGGAAACCATGATCAGCTCTTCTTCGGCTCAGCAAACGGTCAGTACTCTCAAAGATCGGGCAGCGGGGTGGGGAGTGGCGCCATCTCGCCCAGAGATTGCTACGCATCAGTAAGGAGAGAGAACAGGGAGCTCAAGCTGGAGGTCGCACGAATGCGGATACGGCTGACTGATCTCGAGAAGGATCACGTTTCCATGAAGAAGGAGCTCGTTCGTCCAAATCCTGCCAATAAATTGCTCAGATCTTTTACGAAGAAGCTAAGCAAGCTCAGCTCCTTGTTCCGGAGGAGGGATGCCAAGCCCTTGAGCTCCAAGACTGCTTCCGACTCTCGCCTCATGTTTCAGAAGCGGCGGCGCCACTCCATCTCGTGA